The following are encoded together in the Hemicordylus capensis ecotype Gifberg chromosome 4, rHemCap1.1.pri, whole genome shotgun sequence genome:
- the RDH10 gene encoding retinol dehydrogenase 10, which translates to MNIILEFFVVTFKVLWAFVVAAAKWLMRPKEKSVAGQVCLITGAGSGLGRLFALEFARRRARLVLWDINTQSNEETAGMVRHIYREISEEEVVAAQKAGHGEEVLPHYNLQVHTYTCDVSKRENVYTTAERVRKEVGEVSVLVNNAGVVSGHHLLECPDELIERTMMVNCHAHFWTTKAFLPKMLELNHGHIVTVASSLGLFSTAGVEDYCASKFGAVGFHESLSHELKAAEKDGIKTTLVCPYLVDTGMFRGCRIRKEIEPFLPPLKPDYCVKQAMRAILTDQPMICTPRLMYMVTFMKSILPFEAVVCMYRFLGADKCMYPFIAQRKQATNNNEAKNGI; encoded by the exons ATGAACATCATCCTGGAGTTCTTCGTCGTCACCTTCAAGGTCCTCTGGGCGTTCGTGGTGGCCGCCGCCAAGTGGCTCATGCGCCCCAAGGAGAAGAGTGTGGCCGGGCAGGTGTGCCTCATCACCGGCGCTGGCAGTGGGCTCGGCCGGCTATTCGCTCTGGAGTTTGCCCGCCGCCGGGCGCGCTTGGTGCTGTGGGACATCAACACTCAGAGCAACGAGGAGACGGCCGGCATGGTGCGGCACATCTACCGAGAGATCTCGGAAGAAGAGGTCGTGGCTGCTCAGAAAG CTGGGCATGGTGAAGAAGTGCTACCTCATTACAACTTGCAAGTTCATACATATACTTGTGATGTGAGCAAAAGAGAAAATGTCTACACAACTGCTGAGAGAGTCCGCAAGGAAGTTGGTGAAGTCTCGGTCCTGGTTAATAATGCTGGTGTGGTCTCTGGGCATCATCTCCTGGAATGCCCTGATGAGCTTATCGAGAGGACCATGATGGTTAACTGCCATGCACACTTCTGG ACCACAAAAGCATTCCTTCCCAAAATGCTGGAATTGAATCATGGACACATTGTGACTGTTGCAAGTTCCCTCGGCCTGTTCAGCACTGCTGGAGTGGAG GATTATTGTGCTAGCAAATTTGGAGCTGTGGGTTTTCATGAATCTCTGAGCCATGAACTGAAGGCAGCGGAAAAGGATGGCATTAAAACAACATTGGTCTGTCCTTACCTTGTAGACACAGGAATGTTCAGAGGATGCAGAATTAG AAAAGAAATTGAACCATTCCTTCCACCTCTGAAACCAGATTACTGTGTAAAGCAAGCTATGAGAGCTATACTTACAGATCAACCTATGATTTGTACACCTCGCCTGATGTATATGGTCACCTTCATGAAAAG CATCCTGCCTTTTGAAGCAGTTGTGTGCATGTACCGATTCTTGGGAGCTGACAAATGTATGTACCCATTCATTGCTCAGCGAAAACAGGCCACAAATAACAATGAAGCAAAAAATGGAATTTAA